In a genomic window of Streptomyces noursei ATCC 11455:
- a CDS encoding TetR/AcrR family transcriptional regulator produces MNGSGTAPAVPRPAYRRLSVEQRRSQLLAAALGLFAQRAPEDVSLDDVATAAEVSRPLVYRYFPGGKQQLYEAALRSAADELEQCFAEPESGPLTQRLGHALDRYLTFVDQHDAGFSALLQGGSVVETSRTTAIVDEVRRAAAEQILRHLGEPEPSPRLRTTVRMWITAVEAASLIWLDEEKRPTLDELRDWLVDHFVALLTATAARDPQTARVMRAALKGEAPDGPAGELARRILPVVSEAAHLL; encoded by the coding sequence ATGAACGGCAGCGGCACCGCCCCAGCAGTACCCAGGCCCGCCTACCGCAGGCTGAGCGTCGAGCAGCGCCGCAGCCAGTTGCTGGCCGCGGCGCTGGGCCTGTTCGCCCAGCGCGCTCCGGAGGACGTCTCGTTGGACGACGTCGCGACCGCCGCCGAGGTCTCGCGGCCGCTCGTCTACCGCTACTTCCCCGGCGGCAAGCAGCAGTTGTACGAGGCGGCGCTGCGCAGCGCCGCCGACGAGCTGGAGCAGTGCTTCGCCGAGCCGGAGAGCGGCCCGCTCACCCAGCGGCTGGGCCACGCCCTGGACCGCTACCTGACCTTCGTCGACCAGCACGACGCCGGGTTCAGCGCGCTGCTCCAGGGCGGCAGCGTGGTGGAGACGTCCCGGACGACCGCGATCGTGGACGAGGTCCGGCGCGCCGCCGCCGAGCAGATCCTGCGCCACCTGGGCGAGCCGGAACCGAGCCCGCGACTGCGGACCACCGTCCGGATGTGGATCACCGCGGTCGAGGCCGCCTCGCTGATCTGGCTCGACGAGGAGAAGCGGCCCACCCTCGACGAGCTGCGGGACTGGCTGGTGGACCACTTCGTCGCGCTGCTGACCGCCACCGCGGCCCGGGACCCGCAGACCGCCCGGGTGATGCGGGCGGCGCTGAAGGGCGAGGCGCCCGACGGCCCGGCCGGCGAGCTGGCGCGCCGGATCCTACCCGTGGTGAGCGAGGCCGCCCACCTGCTGTGA
- a CDS encoding penicillin-binding transpeptidase domain-containing protein codes for MIRGIRHTAAFSFLLLTALLVNAVRVQVFEAEGYTGNPANRRTAIARYAQPRGAVVVGGHPVTGSRDSGGRLRYERTYTDGPLYAPLTGFASQQYGTSLLESSEDGILAGTDDRLVVFPWWDGLVHRRPPGGRVETTVNPAMQRAAYHGLAGRKGAVVAVEPRTGRVLALVSSPSYDPGELSGNGRSVTGAWRRLNEAPDRPMLNRALQQTYPPGSVFKVVTAAAALDSGLVKDLDAPLDVPDPYTLPGTRTQLGNPTEGCEHAGLREAFRLSCNTVFARLGVGVGERGMAEAAQRFGFNDRGLRIPSPVAPSTFDTRMHPAQLALSAIGQYDTAATPMQMAMVAAAVANDGQLTPPYLVERVTDAHGVMVATGARRPTRQVMNPATAEQLQEMMAEVVEHGSGRTAAIDGFIVGGKTGTAQHGVRNEGTPYAWFIAWVRDQQSHEPLSAVAVVVEDAEAEREDISGGGSAGPIARAVMAAGLR; via the coding sequence GTGATCCGCGGCATCCGGCACACCGCCGCGTTCTCCTTCCTGCTGCTGACGGCGCTGCTGGTCAACGCCGTGCGGGTGCAGGTCTTCGAGGCGGAGGGCTACACCGGCAACCCGGCCAACCGGCGGACCGCGATCGCCCGGTACGCCCAGCCGCGGGGCGCCGTCGTGGTCGGCGGCCACCCGGTCACCGGCTCCCGGGACAGCGGCGGGCGGCTGCGCTACGAGCGCACCTACACCGACGGACCGCTGTACGCGCCGCTCACCGGCTTCGCCTCGCAGCAGTACGGCACGTCGCTGCTGGAGAGTTCCGAGGACGGCATCCTGGCCGGGACCGACGATCGGCTGGTCGTGTTCCCCTGGTGGGACGGGTTGGTCCACCGCCGGCCGCCGGGCGGCCGGGTCGAGACCACCGTCAACCCGGCGATGCAGCGCGCCGCGTACCACGGGCTGGCCGGCCGGAAGGGCGCGGTGGTGGCGGTCGAGCCGCGCACCGGGCGGGTGTTGGCGCTGGTCAGCTCGCCGTCGTACGACCCCGGGGAGCTGTCCGGGAACGGCCGTTCGGTGACCGGTGCCTGGCGGCGGCTGAACGAGGCGCCGGACCGGCCGATGCTCAACCGGGCGCTGCAGCAGACCTATCCGCCCGGTTCGGTCTTCAAGGTCGTCACCGCGGCGGCGGCGCTGGACAGCGGCCTGGTCAAGGACCTCGACGCGCCGCTGGACGTGCCCGACCCCTACACCCTGCCGGGCACCCGCACCCAGCTGGGCAATCCGACGGAGGGCTGCGAGCACGCGGGCCTGCGGGAAGCCTTCCGGCTCTCCTGCAACACCGTCTTCGCGCGGCTGGGCGTCGGCGTCGGGGAGCGCGGGATGGCCGAGGCGGCGCAGCGGTTCGGCTTCAACGACCGGGGGCTGCGGATCCCCTCCCCCGTCGCGCCGAGCACCTTCGACACCAGGATGCACCCGGCGCAGCTGGCGCTCTCCGCGATCGGGCAGTACGACACCGCCGCCACCCCGATGCAGATGGCGATGGTCGCGGCGGCGGTGGCCAACGACGGCCAGCTGACGCCGCCGTACCTCGTCGAGCGGGTGACCGACGCCCACGGGGTGATGGTCGCCACCGGAGCGCGGCGGCCCACCCGGCAGGTGATGAACCCGGCCACCGCCGAGCAGCTCCAGGAAATGATGGCCGAGGTCGTCGAGCACGGGAGCGGGCGGACCGCGGCGATCGACGGGTTCATCGTGGGCGGCAAGACGGGGACGGCCCAGCACGGCGTGCGCAACGAGGGCACGCCGTACGCCTGGTTCATCGCGTGGGTGCGGGACCAACAGAGCCATGAGCCGCTGTCGGCGGTGGCGGTGGTCGTGGAGGATGCGGAGGCCGAGCGCGAGGACATCAGCGGCGGCGGCAGCGCCGGGCCGATCGCGCGGGCGGTGATGGCGGCGGGGTTGCGGTGA
- a CDS encoding MarR family transcriptional regulator: MDLVHLLREVTLQLDLAGGEFAARNGLHRTDLRALIALLDAARAGEELTAGRLGARLGLNSAGTTALVDRLERLGHLRRVRDTRDRRRVLLVIDPRAVTLGQSFFGPLIARTLALLDSFDPGERAAIRRFLTGVRDAAAGTQET, from the coding sequence ATGGACCTGGTCCATCTGCTGCGCGAGGTGACGCTTCAACTCGACCTGGCGGGTGGTGAGTTCGCCGCTCGCAACGGTCTGCACCGCACCGACCTGCGGGCCCTGATCGCCCTGCTGGACGCGGCCCGTGCCGGCGAGGAACTGACCGCCGGACGGCTCGGCGCCCGGCTCGGCCTGAACTCCGCCGGCACCACGGCGCTGGTCGACCGCCTGGAACGGCTGGGACACCTCCGCCGGGTCCGCGACACCCGCGACCGACGCCGCGTCCTGCTGGTCATCGACCCGCGCGCGGTCACCCTGGGGCAGTCGTTCTTCGGCCCGCTGATCGCGCGCACCCTCGCCCTGCTCGACAGCTTCGACCCCGGCGAACGGGCCGCCATCCGCCGCTTCCTGACCGGCGTGCGGGACGCGGCGGCCGGTACGCAGGAAACCTGA
- a CDS encoding FtsW/RodA/SpoVE family cell cycle protein, with amino-acid sequence MDVADRADAAEARAQAAGDGRAAGAPPAPPRPKRRGVELALLVGAVLISFCGYLAVGLARTHAVPAGALRYAAGLGGLALLAHLAVRFGAPYADPLLLPTGVLLNGLGLVLIFRLDLETPADHAAPAQLVWSTVGVALFIAVVAVLRDHRVLQRYAYGCAGLALALMVAPILFPAVNGARIWIRAAGFSLQPGEFAKVLITVFFAAYLAANREALADTGKAVWRLRLPAAQVLGPVVAIWLVSVGVLVLERDLGTSLLFFGVFVVLLYVATGRTGWIAVGVLLAAAGAAAVGTLEPHVHGRVQDWLHPFAGIAAGRGPGQLAQSLFAFAAGGTFGTGLGQGHSSLIGFARKSDFILATLGEELGLAGLSALFLLYALLAACGYRAALGLRDPFGSLLAVGLAVLPALQVFVIAGGVMGLIPLTGMAMPFLAQGGSSVVTNWIIVALLARITDRARGPWPDAPARQARAAPDALGAAR; translated from the coding sequence ATGGATGTGGCGGACCGGGCGGATGCGGCCGAGGCGCGGGCGCAGGCGGCGGGCGACGGGCGGGCGGCGGGCGCGCCTCCGGCGCCGCCCCGGCCCAAGAGGCGGGGGGTCGAACTGGCCCTCCTCGTGGGTGCCGTGCTCATCAGCTTCTGCGGCTATCTGGCAGTGGGGCTGGCCCGGACGCACGCGGTGCCGGCCGGGGCGCTCCGGTACGCGGCGGGGCTGGGCGGGCTGGCGCTGCTGGCGCACCTGGCGGTGCGGTTCGGGGCGCCGTACGCCGATCCGCTGCTGCTGCCGACCGGGGTGCTGCTCAACGGGCTCGGGCTGGTGCTGATTTTCCGGCTCGACCTGGAGACGCCGGCCGATCATGCGGCGCCCGCGCAGCTGGTGTGGTCCACGGTGGGCGTGGCGCTGTTCATCGCGGTGGTGGCGGTACTGCGGGACCACCGGGTGTTGCAGCGGTACGCCTACGGGTGCGCGGGGCTGGCGCTGGCCCTGATGGTGGCGCCGATCCTGTTCCCGGCCGTCAACGGGGCGCGGATCTGGATCCGGGCGGCCGGATTCTCGCTCCAGCCGGGCGAGTTCGCCAAGGTGCTGATCACGGTGTTCTTCGCGGCGTACCTGGCGGCCAACCGGGAGGCGCTGGCGGACACCGGGAAGGCGGTGTGGCGACTGCGGCTGCCGGCGGCGCAGGTGCTCGGGCCGGTCGTCGCCATCTGGCTGGTGAGCGTCGGGGTGCTGGTCCTCGAACGGGACCTGGGGACCTCGCTGCTGTTCTTCGGGGTGTTCGTGGTCCTGCTGTACGTGGCCACCGGGCGGACCGGGTGGATCGCGGTGGGGGTGCTGCTGGCGGCGGCCGGGGCGGCGGCGGTGGGCACGCTGGAGCCGCATGTGCACGGCCGGGTGCAGGACTGGCTGCATCCGTTCGCCGGGATCGCGGCGGGGCGGGGGCCGGGGCAGTTGGCGCAGTCGCTGTTCGCGTTCGCCGCGGGCGGGACGTTCGGGACCGGGCTGGGGCAGGGGCACTCGTCGCTGATCGGGTTCGCGCGCAAGTCGGACTTCATCCTGGCGACGCTGGGCGAGGAACTGGGACTGGCCGGGCTGAGCGCGCTGTTCCTGCTCTACGCGCTGCTGGCGGCGTGCGGCTACCGGGCGGCGCTCGGGCTGCGCGACCCGTTCGGCAGTCTGCTGGCGGTCGGGCTGGCGGTGCTGCCCGCCCTCCAGGTGTTCGTGATCGCGGGCGGGGTGATGGGGCTGATCCCGCTGACCGGGATGGCGATGCCGTTCCTGGCGCAGGGCGGCTCGTCGGTGGTGACCAACTGGATCATCGTCGCGCTGCTGGCGCGGATCACCGACCGGGCGCGGGGGCCGTGGCCCGACGCGCCCGCCCGGCAGGCCCGCGCCGCCCCCGACGCCCTCGGGGCGGCGCGGTGA
- a CDS encoding cytochrome P450: protein MTAMTTLRSRIFAWAGRLYLARTRKKGFDLSRMSFLPESVLMPLRRDGLDPVPDLAAVREREPISKLPVPIAANVWLVTGYDEAKAVLGKADAFSSDFTNLIGKAGAGAEQNPGGLGFSDPPVHTRLRRLLTPEFTMRRLNRLTPRIHDIVEERLAAMEKAGSNGDPVDLVAAFALPIPSLVICELLGVPYEDRDDFERLSAARFDLFSGANASFGAISESLTYFREVVKKQRANPGDGLLGMIVREHGDSVTDEELAGLADGVLTGGFETTASMLALGALVLLQDPEHFAALKDGDEAVDRYVEELLRYLTVVQVAFPRFAREDMEIAGVRIAAGDVVLCSLSGADRDGKLGPDMEQFDPHRAKVPSHLAFGYGIHRCVGAELARMELRAAYPALVRRFPAMRLAVPPEELEFRKLSIVYGIDSLPVRLDD from the coding sequence ATGACCGCCATGACGACCCTCCGTTCCCGGATCTTCGCCTGGGCCGGCCGCCTCTACCTGGCGAGAACGCGGAAGAAGGGCTTCGACCTTTCCCGCATGTCCTTCCTGCCGGAATCCGTCCTGATGCCCCTGCGGCGGGACGGTCTCGACCCGGTCCCCGACCTGGCCGCCGTCCGCGAACGGGAGCCCATCAGCAAGCTCCCGGTGCCCATAGCCGCCAACGTCTGGCTGGTCACCGGCTACGACGAGGCCAAGGCGGTGCTCGGCAAGGCCGACGCCTTCAGCTCCGACTTCACCAACCTCATCGGCAAGGCCGGCGCCGGCGCCGAGCAGAACCCCGGCGGCCTGGGCTTCTCCGACCCGCCCGTGCACACCCGCCTCCGCCGGCTGCTCACCCCCGAATTCACCATGCGCCGCCTGAACAGGCTCACGCCCCGCATCCACGACATCGTCGAGGAGCGCCTGGCGGCCATGGAGAAGGCCGGCAGCAACGGCGACCCGGTGGACCTCGTCGCCGCCTTCGCCCTGCCCATCCCCTCCCTCGTCATCTGCGAGCTCCTCGGCGTCCCCTACGAGGACCGGGACGACTTCGAGCGCCTCAGTGCCGCCCGCTTCGACCTCTTCAGCGGCGCCAACGCCTCCTTCGGCGCCATATCCGAATCGCTGACCTACTTCCGCGAGGTCGTCAAGAAGCAGCGTGCCAACCCGGGTGACGGCCTGCTCGGCATGATCGTGCGGGAACACGGCGACTCGGTCACCGACGAGGAACTGGCCGGCCTCGCCGACGGCGTCCTCACCGGCGGCTTCGAGACCACCGCCAGCATGCTCGCGCTCGGCGCCCTGGTCCTCCTCCAGGACCCGGAGCACTTCGCCGCCCTCAAGGACGGCGACGAGGCCGTCGACCGCTACGTCGAAGAGCTGCTGCGCTACCTCACCGTCGTCCAGGTCGCCTTCCCCCGCTTCGCCCGCGAGGACATGGAGATCGCCGGCGTCCGGATCGCCGCCGGCGACGTCGTCCTGTGCTCCCTCAGCGGCGCCGACCGCGACGGCAAACTCGGCCCCGACATGGAACAGTTCGACCCGCACCGCGCCAAGGTCCCCTCGCACCTCGCCTTCGGCTACGGCATCCACCGTTGCGTGGGCGCCGAACTCGCCCGCATGGAACTCCGCGCCGCCTACCCCGCCCTGGTCCGCCGCTTCCCCGCCATGCGCCTCGCCGTCCCCCCGGAGGAACTCGAATTCCGCAAGCTGTCGATCGTCTACGGCATCGATTCACTGCCCGTGCGACTGGACGACTGA
- a CDS encoding alpha/beta fold hydrolase, with translation MALWPVPVERLDLETEFGSTRVNACGPSGGPPLVLLSGGGTTSAVWYARVASLARTHRVYAVDLMGGPGLSVPGGRPLRRPADLMAWLDGVVDALGAERVALLGHSYGGWIALSYAVHAPDRVERLALLDPTQCFAGFRASYLVRAVPLLVRPGEVTARRFLAWEARGGPAVAPESVRLTGVGGREFRGRPVTGPRPDVARLGTAAPPALVLLAGRSRAHDVRRVAAVAGRSLPGARVVTVPGVGHHALPELRSAELDGWVAGFLTG, from the coding sequence ATGGCGCTCTGGCCGGTGCCGGTCGAACGGCTCGATCTGGAGACGGAGTTCGGCAGCACGCGGGTCAATGCCTGCGGGCCGTCCGGTGGGCCGCCGCTGGTGTTGCTGAGCGGCGGTGGGACCACCTCCGCCGTCTGGTACGCACGGGTCGCGAGCCTCGCGCGGACGCACCGGGTGTACGCGGTGGACCTGATGGGCGGGCCCGGGTTGAGCGTGCCCGGCGGTCGGCCGCTGCGCCGACCGGCCGATCTGATGGCGTGGCTGGACGGGGTGGTGGACGCGCTCGGGGCCGAACGGGTCGCGCTGCTGGGGCACTCGTACGGAGGGTGGATCGCGCTGAGTTACGCGGTGCACGCCCCGGATCGGGTGGAACGGCTGGCCCTGCTCGACCCCACGCAGTGCTTCGCGGGCTTCCGGGCGTCGTATCTGGTGCGGGCGGTACCGCTGTTGGTGCGGCCCGGTGAGGTCACGGCACGGCGGTTCCTGGCGTGGGAGGCCCGCGGTGGACCGGCGGTGGCGCCGGAGTCGGTCCGGCTGACGGGGGTGGGCGGCCGGGAGTTCCGGGGACGGCCGGTCACCGGGCCGCGGCCGGACGTGGCGCGGTTGGGGACCGCCGCGCCGCCCGCGCTGGTGCTGCTGGCCGGGCGCAGCAGGGCGCATGACGTGCGACGGGTCGCGGCGGTGGCCGGGCGGTCGCTGCCGGGGGCGCGGGTGGTGACGGTGCCGGGGGTCGGGCACCATGCGCTGCCGGAGCTGCGGTCGGCGGAGTTGGACGGGTGGGTGGCCGGGTTCCTGACGGGCTGA
- a CDS encoding ferritin-like domain-containing protein gives MSIRELYVQDPGDSLWTVPASGAARFTWEYDDGRDRLLALYQKGKDKQWDATTRIDWDLEVDPRDPLGTPDESLALYGTKYWGRMTEKDRGDLRQHYSAWQFSQFLHGEQGAMVCAARIVESVPDLDAKFYSATQTMDEARHAEIYGRFLKDKIGMLYPVNDNLKALLDDTLADSRWDMPYLGMQVLIEGLALAAFGMIRDTTTKPLPKQILAYVMQDEARHVAFGRMALRDYYRQLTDAELREREEFVIEGCYLMRDRLRGTEVLENYGIPVEEAAEFTERSEFLQLFRKLLFSRIVPCVKDIGLWGERLQRAYVDLGVLELGDANLDLLMSQDEELAEQLDAERFAAEEAARTAEVADTIARGAAHD, from the coding sequence GTGTCGATCCGAGAGCTCTACGTCCAGGACCCCGGGGATTCCCTGTGGACCGTGCCGGCCTCCGGCGCGGCTCGCTTCACCTGGGAGTACGACGACGGGCGGGACCGTCTGCTGGCCCTCTACCAAAAGGGCAAGGACAAGCAGTGGGACGCCACCACGCGGATCGACTGGGACCTGGAGGTGGACCCCAGGGACCCGCTCGGCACCCCCGACGAGTCCCTGGCGCTGTACGGGACGAAGTACTGGGGCCGGATGACGGAGAAGGACCGCGGCGACCTCCGGCAGCACTACTCCGCCTGGCAGTTCAGCCAGTTCCTGCACGGCGAGCAGGGCGCGATGGTGTGCGCCGCGCGGATCGTGGAATCCGTCCCCGACCTCGACGCCAAGTTCTACTCGGCCACCCAGACCATGGACGAGGCCCGGCACGCGGAGATCTACGGCCGCTTCCTCAAGGACAAGATCGGGATGCTCTACCCGGTCAACGACAACCTCAAGGCGCTGCTCGACGACACCCTCGCCGACTCCCGCTGGGACATGCCCTACCTCGGCATGCAGGTGCTCATCGAGGGCCTGGCGCTGGCCGCGTTCGGCATGATCCGCGACACCACCACCAAGCCGCTGCCCAAGCAGATACTCGCCTACGTCATGCAGGACGAGGCCCGCCACGTCGCCTTCGGCCGGATGGCGCTGCGCGACTACTACCGGCAGCTCACCGACGCCGAACTCCGCGAGCGCGAGGAGTTCGTCATCGAGGGCTGCTACCTGATGCGCGACCGGCTGCGCGGCACGGAGGTCCTGGAGAACTACGGCATCCCGGTCGAGGAGGCCGCCGAGTTCACCGAGCGCTCGGAGTTCCTCCAGCTTTTCCGGAAGCTGCTGTTCAGCCGGATCGTCCCCTGCGTCAAGGACATCGGTCTGTGGGGCGAACGCCTCCAGCGCGCCTACGTGGACCTCGGCGTCCTCGAACTGGGCGACGCCAACCTGGATCTGCTGATGTCCCAGGACGAGGAGCTCGCCGAGCAACTGGACGCCGAGCGGTTCGCCGCCGAGGAGGCGGCCCGCACCGCCGAGGTCGCCGACACCATCGCGCGGGGTGCCGCCCACGACTGA
- a CDS encoding ABC transporter ATP-binding protein, whose product MIAALAGVGVRRYTTDQVILDDIDWTVRAGEHWALLGANGAGKTTVLRLIGALMFPTVGTVEVLGHRLGRVDVRELRAAIGLVSSAQKVPQDATAHTVVLTGATGTVQPLWRKYDQATRERADELLAELDCKELADRPYGVCSGGQRARILIARALMADPSLLLLDEPFNALDLPSREDLIDALHRLAAGRPELATVTVTHHLEELSPAVGQAVLLRDGRVQALGPVAEVLTGERMTACFGRPIEVSRHEGRWLAQSGRR is encoded by the coding sequence GTGATCGCCGCGCTGGCGGGCGTCGGCGTCCGCCGCTACACCACCGACCAGGTCATCCTCGACGACATCGACTGGACCGTGCGGGCGGGCGAGCACTGGGCACTGCTCGGCGCGAACGGCGCGGGCAAGACCACCGTCCTGCGGCTGATCGGCGCGCTGATGTTCCCCACCGTCGGCACCGTGGAGGTGCTCGGCCACCGGCTCGGCCGGGTGGACGTGCGGGAACTGCGCGCCGCCATCGGCCTGGTGTCCAGTGCGCAGAAGGTGCCGCAGGACGCCACCGCGCACACGGTGGTCCTGACCGGCGCGACCGGCACCGTGCAGCCGCTGTGGCGGAAGTACGACCAGGCCACCCGGGAACGGGCCGACGAGTTGCTGGCCGAGCTGGACTGCAAGGAGCTGGCGGACCGGCCGTACGGCGTCTGCTCGGGCGGCCAGCGGGCCCGGATCCTGATCGCCCGGGCGCTGATGGCCGATCCGTCGCTGCTGCTGCTCGACGAGCCGTTCAACGCGCTGGACCTGCCCTCCCGGGAGGACCTGATCGACGCGCTGCACCGGCTGGCCGCGGGGCGACCAGAGCTGGCGACGGTGACGGTGACCCACCATCTGGAGGAGCTGTCCCCGGCCGTCGGGCAGGCCGTGCTGTTGCGCGACGGGCGGGTGCAGGCGCTCGGTCCGGTGGCGGAGGTGCTGACGGGCGAGCGGATGACGGCGTGTTTCGGCCGGCCGATCGAGGTGTCCCGGCACGAGGGGCGGTGGCTGGCCCAGTCCGGTCGGCGGTAG
- a CDS encoding AurF N-oxygenase family protein: MTEADIDVLRDALGLLKDREQIAERLLASSAKHSFDPDSELDWDAPFEEGKWFWPPELVSLYDTPMWRRMSEEQRILLSRHEAAALASLGIWFEIILMQLLVRHIYDKPATSAHVRYALTEIEDECRHSKMFARLISRGDTPWYPVARVHQNLGRLFKTISTTPGSFTATLLGEEVLDWMQRLTFPDERVQPLVRGVTRIHVVEEARHVRYAREELRRQMVTAPKWSQEFTRVTSGEFARVFAIAFINPEVYANVGLDKRAAMAQVKASPHRREVMQNGAKRLTDFLDDIGVLRGVGRRLWRSSGLLA, encoded by the coding sequence ATGACCGAGGCGGATATCGACGTCCTGCGAGACGCCCTCGGGTTGCTCAAGGACCGGGAGCAGATCGCCGAGCGGCTGCTCGCCTCCTCCGCCAAGCACTCCTTCGACCCCGACAGCGAACTCGACTGGGACGCGCCCTTCGAGGAGGGCAAGTGGTTCTGGCCGCCGGAGCTGGTCTCGCTGTACGACACCCCGATGTGGCGGCGGATGAGCGAGGAGCAGCGGATCCTGCTCTCCCGGCACGAGGCGGCGGCGCTGGCCTCGCTCGGCATCTGGTTCGAGATCATCCTCATGCAGCTGCTCGTCCGGCACATCTACGACAAGCCGGCGACCAGCGCACACGTCCGGTACGCGCTCACCGAGATCGAGGACGAGTGCCGGCACTCGAAGATGTTCGCGCGGCTGATCTCCCGCGGGGACACGCCCTGGTACCCGGTCGCCCGGGTACACCAGAACCTCGGCCGCCTCTTCAAGACGATCTCCACCACCCCCGGTTCGTTCACCGCGACCCTGCTCGGCGAGGAGGTCCTGGACTGGATGCAGCGGCTGACCTTCCCTGACGAGCGGGTGCAGCCGCTGGTCCGGGGCGTCACCCGGATCCACGTGGTGGAGGAGGCCCGGCACGTGCGGTACGCGCGCGAGGAGCTGCGGCGGCAGATGGTGACCGCGCCGAAGTGGTCGCAGGAGTTCACCCGGGTCACTTCGGGCGAATTCGCCCGGGTCTTCGCCATCGCCTTCATCAACCCCGAGGTCTACGCCAACGTCGGTCTGGACAAGCGGGCGGCCATGGCGCAGGTGAAGGCCAGCCCCCACCGGCGCGAGGTCATGCAGAACGGCGCCAAGCGGCTGACCGACTTCCTCGACGACATCGGGGTGCTGCGCGGCGTGGGCCGCCGCCTGTGGCGGTCCTCGGGGTTGCTGGCCTGA
- a CDS encoding HD domain-containing protein, with protein sequence MASDADPRTAPAAPSRLPLAEVEALARRAHEGQTDKAGRPYAEHLAAVAAGVRARGGSEAQIAAAWLHDAVEDGAVSADWLAGAPLDEATRAMVLAVTKRPGEPVEEYTARILATPGALLVKEADLAHNADPARLAVLDAPTRERLTAKYARVRALLGLG encoded by the coding sequence ATGGCTTCTGACGCGGATCCCCGCACGGCTCCTGCTGCGCCCTCGCGGCTCCCGCTCGCCGAGGTGGAGGCGCTGGCCCGGCGCGCGCACGAGGGGCAGACCGACAAGGCGGGCCGCCCGTATGCCGAGCACCTGGCGGCGGTCGCGGCGGGGGTGCGGGCGCGCGGCGGCAGCGAGGCGCAGATCGCCGCGGCCTGGCTGCACGACGCGGTCGAGGACGGCGCGGTGAGCGCCGACTGGCTGGCCGGGGCGCCGCTGGACGAGGCGACCAGGGCGATGGTCCTGGCGGTCACCAAACGGCCCGGGGAACCGGTCGAGGAGTACACCGCCCGGATTCTGGCGACGCCGGGCGCGCTGCTGGTCAAGGAGGCGGACCTGGCGCACAACGCCGATCCGGCGCGGCTGGCGGTCCTGGACGCACCCACCCGGGAGCGGCTGACCGCCAAGTACGCCCGGGTGCGGGCCCTGTTGGGACTGGGGTGA